The following are from one region of the Paenibacillus sabinae T27 genome:
- a CDS encoding dihydrodipicolinate synthase family protein, protein MSTTDLKDKLKGIYVLSITPMTDTLAFDPAALRRNIDHFIASGAHGIIVSGTYAEYPSLTSDERKQLFTAAADAVAGRVPLLCCTAASGTGEAIELADAAKQAGADGVMVTPPYVSEVRPQDILYHFELLNESTELPILIYNSASIGVHLSPEEIAKLAKLDNVAGVKQGATDLHALVRTVAYAGKDISVMCGSDGLILGGLASGLPGCTSTNANFMTSEFVALYNEFQQGENARAIERYYRWQPIRDLARKYGQPAMVKAAMELIGLSSGPVRAPFRTLGEEARADIARTLKQTGITL, encoded by the coding sequence ATGTCCACAACTGACTTGAAAGATAAGCTTAAAGGAATTTACGTACTGTCCATCACTCCGATGACAGATACGCTGGCTTTCGATCCGGCCGCGCTGCGGCGGAATATCGATCACTTCATTGCCTCAGGCGCTCATGGCATTATCGTCAGCGGTACATACGCGGAATACCCGAGTCTGACAAGCGATGAGCGGAAGCAGCTGTTCACCGCCGCCGCCGACGCGGTTGCCGGCCGGGTTCCGCTGCTGTGCTGCACGGCAGCCAGCGGCACCGGCGAAGCCATCGAGCTTGCGGATGCAGCCAAGCAGGCCGGCGCCGACGGCGTAATGGTGACGCCTCCGTACGTATCGGAGGTCCGTCCGCAGGATATTCTGTATCACTTCGAGCTGCTGAATGAATCGACCGAGCTGCCGATTCTTATCTACAACAGCGCGAGCATCGGCGTCCATCTGTCACCGGAGGAGATCGCCAAGCTGGCCAAGCTGGACAACGTCGCCGGAGTCAAGCAGGGCGCTACCGATCTGCATGCGCTGGTGCGGACCGTCGCTTACGCCGGTAAGGACATCTCGGTCATGTGCGGCTCGGACGGTCTCATCCTCGGTGGACTTGCCTCCGGCTTGCCCGGCTGCACATCCACGAACGCCAACTTCATGACTTCCGAGTTCGTCGCGCTGTACAACGAATTCCAGCAAGGCGAAAATGCCCGTGCCATTGAGCGGTACTACCGCTGGCAGCCGATCCGCGATCTGGCCCGCAAATACGGACAGCCCGCAATGGTCAAAGCCGCGATGGAGCTCATCGGACTGTCTTCAGGACCGGTCCGGGCGCCTTTCCGCACGCTGGGGGAAGAAGCCAGAGCGGATATCGCGCGCACTTTGAAGCAGACAGGCATCACCCTGTAA
- a CDS encoding TetR/AcrR family transcriptional regulator: protein MARSKEFDTSLVLHKAMEVFGHYGYEGTSLQNLLDGLGIARQSLYDTYGTKRDLFIKAVKHYVNEKSDAVISYLERPGSVKQAIADIFHEIVAVLQDGERRKECFIMHSAIDQVPHDPEIAAFFERDMTRLVEAFYEALVRARNQGELSGNRDLLALARYLYHERYSLTQVAKLTTDPKVLDDIAAVTLSKLDN, encoded by the coding sequence ATGGCAAGAAGTAAAGAATTTGATACATCGCTTGTTCTGCACAAGGCTATGGAGGTATTCGGGCACTACGGCTACGAAGGCACTTCGCTGCAAAATTTACTCGATGGGTTAGGCATAGCGCGCCAAAGCCTGTACGATACTTACGGAACCAAGCGGGATCTCTTCATCAAGGCTGTTAAACATTATGTAAATGAGAAATCGGATGCGGTCATTTCATATTTGGAACGTCCAGGTTCGGTTAAGCAGGCGATTGCTGATATTTTCCATGAAATTGTGGCTGTTCTGCAAGATGGGGAGCGCCGGAAGGAATGCTTCATTATGCACAGCGCCATTGATCAGGTTCCTCATGATCCGGAAATCGCAGCGTTTTTTGAACGGGATATGACACGTTTGGTAGAAGCCTTTTATGAAGCGCTGGTTCGCGCCCGAAATCAAGGTGAACTAAGCGGAAACCGTGATTTGCTTGCTCTTGCACGGTATTTGTACCATGAAAGATATTCGCTGACCCAAGTGGCTAAATTAACCACCGATCCTAAAGTTTTGGATGATATTGCTGCCGTTACTCTTTCTAAGCTGGACAATTAA
- a CDS encoding SDR family oxidoreductase, translating into MSGSFAGKTALVAAASKGLGRAVAFELARGGAKVALFSRNGEEAKAVAADITAETGMPALGLAADVCSASDLSRCVEETVTAFGGLDVLVTNAGGPPAGNFESLKEEDWLYAYELNVMSVVRLVSYALPHLKAQGGAIVNLASSSVKQPIPGLTLSNVMRTGVAGLSKTLAEELAPYGIRVNIVAPGRIDTDRVRSLDRIRADKAGATPEAIKAQSEKQIPLGRYGQPDEFARVVAFLCSDSASYVTGQTLLVDGGMVKSL; encoded by the coding sequence ATGAGCGGATCATTCGCAGGAAAGACCGCGCTCGTAGCGGCGGCAAGCAAAGGCCTTGGCCGCGCCGTGGCGTTCGAGCTGGCACGCGGCGGGGCGAAGGTGGCGCTGTTCAGCCGGAACGGCGAAGAGGCTAAAGCCGTGGCTGCGGACATCACCGCCGAAACGGGAATGCCCGCGCTTGGGCTTGCGGCGGATGTCTGCTCCGCTTCCGACCTGTCCCGCTGCGTGGAAGAGACCGTCACCGCTTTTGGCGGACTGGACGTTCTGGTTACCAACGCCGGCGGTCCTCCCGCCGGGAACTTCGAGTCGCTGAAAGAAGAAGACTGGCTGTATGCGTACGAGCTTAACGTGATGAGCGTGGTCCGCCTCGTCTCCTATGCGCTTCCGCATTTGAAGGCGCAGGGCGGCGCGATCGTTAACCTAGCTTCATCCTCGGTCAAGCAGCCGATCCCAGGGCTGACTCTCTCCAATGTGATGCGGACCGGCGTGGCCGGACTTAGCAAAACGCTGGCGGAAGAGCTTGCCCCGTACGGCATTCGGGTCAATATAGTGGCTCCGGGCCGGATCGATACGGATCGGGTCCGCTCCCTGGACCGCATCCGGGCGGACAAGGCAGGGGCTACCCCGGAAGCGATCAAGGCGCAGAGCGAGAAGCAGATTCCGCTCGGGCGCTACGGGCAGCCAGATGAGTTTGCCCGCGTGGTGGCGTTCCTGTGCTCGGACAGTGCAAGCTATGTCACGGGCCAGACGCTGCTCGTGGACGGCGGGATGGTGAAATCGCTATGA
- a CDS encoding amino acid ABC transporter ATP-binding protein: MLQIERVFKQYHDDPILKEVSLNIQEGERVVIIGPSGSGKSTLLRCMAGLEPIDGGQIRYNGQDVNGSRHARAEIGMVFQSFDLFQHLNAIQNIMLAPKVVRGEKEQEVRSRAIQLLERVRLKDRAEHYPEQLSGGQQQRIAIARALAMNPKLMLFDEPTSALDPEMTAEVLDVISDLAKDGMTVVIVTHEMEFARRVGDRIIFMDQGQVVEDLPSSQLEQAGKHPRLMQFLNQITQY; the protein is encoded by the coding sequence GTGCTGCAAATCGAGCGGGTGTTCAAGCAATATCATGACGATCCGATCCTGAAAGAGGTCTCACTCAATATTCAAGAGGGCGAGCGGGTGGTTATTATCGGACCTTCCGGTTCCGGCAAGTCTACGCTGCTGCGATGCATGGCGGGACTTGAGCCCATCGACGGCGGACAGATTCGGTACAACGGACAGGACGTTAACGGATCGCGGCATGCAAGAGCGGAAATCGGCATGGTCTTTCAATCGTTTGATCTGTTCCAGCATCTGAACGCGATTCAGAATATTATGCTGGCTCCGAAGGTGGTGCGCGGCGAAAAAGAGCAGGAAGTTCGCTCGCGCGCGATTCAACTGCTGGAACGGGTACGTTTGAAAGACCGGGCAGAGCATTATCCCGAGCAGCTGTCCGGAGGGCAGCAGCAGCGCATCGCCATTGCGCGGGCGCTTGCCATGAATCCGAAGCTGATGCTGTTCGACGAGCCCACCTCGGCGCTTGATCCCGAGATGACGGCCGAGGTTCTGGACGTTATCTCGGATTTGGCCAAGGACGGCATGACCGTCGTCATCGTTACGCATGAAATGGAATTCGCGCGCCGGGTAGGCGACCGCATTATTTTTATGGACCAGGGACAGGTGGTTGAAGATCTGCCTTCTTCGCAGCTCGAACAAGCCGGCAAGCATCCCCGTCTTATGCAATTCCTTAACCAGATTACACAGTACTGA
- a CDS encoding M20 family metallopeptidase has protein sequence MSEGLRAVEPVIRPERTLELLADLIRFQSVNPSGTEGEAAEYVAKIMREAGCEVELQEIEPGRPNVIARLKGTGGGRTVILNTHMDVVPAGDGWSSDPFSMLRKGDRVYGRGVMDAKGPLAAMMAAVEAIAASGAQLPGDIVLAAVVDEEAASLGARRLPDDLHGDLAVIGEATNGSLAIAHRGSIRPVLVAEGVSAHSSTPHLGVNAVSLMARTLVALEDFAEEELTKRLHPLTGQSTLSVTVIKGGIKESMIPDRCEALIDRRLIPGEAEEDALREIEQIIAGLPALDGRVHIDRLVPTTGVASETRPDHPMVGLASAAIERVYGRSPELTGLTANCDMTHFVKRGIPSVIYGPGDFSVAHKIDEWVTVSELDNAARVYASIAMEVAGS, from the coding sequence ATGAGCGAAGGCCTGCGCGCAGTGGAGCCGGTCATCCGCCCCGAACGGACCCTGGAACTTCTGGCCGACCTGATCCGCTTCCAGAGCGTGAACCCGAGCGGCACGGAGGGAGAGGCGGCTGAATATGTCGCCAAGATCATGCGGGAAGCGGGATGCGAGGTCGAGCTTCAGGAGATCGAGCCGGGCCGGCCGAATGTGATCGCCCGCCTGAAAGGCACGGGCGGCGGACGAACCGTTATTCTGAATACGCATATGGATGTCGTTCCTGCCGGCGACGGCTGGAGTTCCGATCCGTTCAGCATGCTCCGCAAAGGCGACCGGGTGTACGGCCGGGGCGTCATGGATGCGAAGGGGCCTTTGGCCGCCATGATGGCCGCTGTCGAAGCGATTGCCGCCTCCGGCGCGCAGCTGCCGGGGGATATCGTGCTGGCGGCGGTCGTGGATGAAGAGGCGGCGAGCCTTGGAGCCCGCAGGCTGCCGGACGATCTTCACGGCGACCTGGCGGTGATCGGTGAAGCGACGAACGGCAGCCTGGCGATCGCGCACCGGGGCAGCATACGTCCCGTGCTCGTCGCCGAAGGGGTATCGGCCCATTCGTCAACGCCTCACCTCGGCGTCAACGCCGTGTCCCTGATGGCGCGGACGCTTGTGGCGCTTGAAGACTTCGCCGAGGAGGAGCTGACGAAGCGGCTTCATCCGTTGACGGGGCAGTCGACACTGTCCGTCACGGTCATTAAGGGCGGAATCAAGGAATCGATGATTCCGGACCGCTGTGAGGCGCTGATCGACCGCCGGCTCATTCCCGGCGAGGCGGAAGAAGACGCGCTGCGGGAGATCGAGCAGATCATCGCCGGTCTTCCCGCGCTGGACGGCCGGGTCCACATCGACCGGCTCGTTCCGACAACAGGGGTGGCATCGGAGACCCGTCCCGATCATCCGATGGTGGGGCTCGCTTCAGCGGCGATCGAACGCGTATACGGACGCAGCCCCGAGCTAACGGGCCTTACGGCCAATTGCGACATGACCCACTTCGTCAAACGGGGAATTCCGTCGGTCATCTACGGGCCGGGCGATTTCAGTGTGGCTCACAAAATCGACGAGTGGGTAACCGTGTCCGAACTGGATAATGCAGCACGGGTCTACGCTTCCATTGCGATGGAAGTCGCAGGCTCGTAA
- a CDS encoding nuclear transport factor 2 family protein codes for MNNNKLTAGAIRERAQETFRNHLKYLSGGDIEAWVNLWHEDGILEFPYGPAGFPEFKQGKADMYEYMLNFPKHFEVQFTELEFHPAVDPELVIAEFKSAGKHRETGNPYNQTYISVVETKDGLITRYRDFWNPLVAIESVGSMNEVVQFSGN; via the coding sequence ATGAACAACAACAAACTTACTGCAGGAGCCATTCGCGAGCGGGCACAAGAGACATTTCGGAATCACTTGAAATATCTGTCTGGTGGAGATATTGAAGCATGGGTCAATCTTTGGCACGAAGACGGTATCCTGGAATTCCCTTATGGACCGGCAGGATTTCCCGAATTCAAACAAGGCAAAGCCGACATGTACGAATATATGCTGAACTTCCCGAAACACTTTGAGGTGCAGTTTACAGAGCTGGAGTTCCATCCGGCTGTCGACCCCGAGCTTGTCATTGCGGAGTTCAAATCCGCCGGGAAGCACAGAGAGACGGGGAACCCTTACAATCAGACGTATATCAGCGTGGTCGAAACGAAAGACGGCCTCATTACGCGCTACCGGGATTTCTGGAATCCGCTGGTCGCGATCGAATCGGTTGGCAGCATGAACGAAGTCGTTCAATTTTCCGGGAATTAA
- a CDS encoding nitrilase-related carbon-nitrogen hydrolase: MATVKLALVQFESALMDIAANVRKGLEFVEQASRQGADLIVFPELCITGYNTDVIGDRYHELAEDTGGSTVRAFREAAQTHNINIVLGMALKLDEGGTANGAVIIRRNGELAGTYSKVHLWEDERKFFKPGDVCSPYELDFGKLGVLICYDAGFPEAARTLALQGAKLIVTPSAFSLEDKHRWDIYYPARALENTCFVAGINGVGGSLRLFGNNKLANPKGELIVSGNLSEEDMQVLEIDLDEADECSKLTPYLRDLRMDTYGYQA; the protein is encoded by the coding sequence TTGGCGACGGTTAAACTGGCGCTGGTGCAGTTCGAAAGCGCGCTGATGGACATCGCCGCGAATGTCCGCAAAGGCCTGGAGTTCGTTGAGCAGGCATCGCGGCAGGGGGCCGATCTGATCGTGTTCCCGGAACTGTGCATCACTGGATATAATACCGACGTGATCGGCGACCGCTATCATGAGCTGGCCGAGGACACAGGCGGTTCGACGGTTCGGGCATTCCGCGAAGCTGCACAGACGCATAACATTAACATCGTGCTTGGGATGGCCCTAAAGCTGGACGAGGGCGGGACCGCCAATGGCGCCGTTATTATTAGGCGAAACGGAGAACTCGCGGGTACGTACAGCAAGGTTCATCTGTGGGAGGATGAGAGGAAGTTTTTTAAACCCGGGGACGTTTGTTCTCCGTATGAACTTGATTTCGGCAAGCTCGGCGTCCTGATTTGTTACGATGCTGGTTTCCCGGAGGCCGCGCGTACTCTAGCTCTGCAAGGGGCGAAGCTGATCGTCACGCCGTCCGCTTTTTCACTGGAAGACAAGCACAGATGGGATATTTATTATCCGGCAAGGGCGCTTGAAAATACCTGCTTTGTGGCTGGCATCAACGGCGTGGGCGGCAGTCTGCGGCTGTTCGGCAACAACAAGCTGGCGAATCCGAAGGGCGAGCTCATCGTCAGCGGCAATCTGAGTGAAGAAGACATGCAGGTGCTGGAGATCGATCTGGATGAAGCGGACGAATGCTCCAAGCTAACACCCTATTTAAGAGATTTAAGAATGGATACTTACGGCTATCAGGCTTGA
- a CDS encoding pyridoxal phosphate-dependent aminotransferase → MLNQHVQLADWVERVQPSPTALLESTVARYQREGRTVYRLGLGQPDFPTPDRAKASAIQAIQDNFTGYTDTSGILPLREAICRALKRDMGLSYDPGDIVVTVGGKHALFNAICTLCRPGDEVMIPIPYWVSFPEQVKFAGAKPVFVQTSASSGYKVTPETLAPLVNDSTRLLILNQPNNPSGAVYSAEELSRLAEFCRQRDLWVISDEVYSAFVFKLEGYTSIASFPGMRERTVVINAVSKSYGMTGWRIGYSAAPAAVTEAMLRLQSHTTSNPSSIAQQAALAAIDGPQEDLADIREEYAARRGILVEGVRRIKGLECSVPDGAFYVWVDASAWRGQTLEGRTISTADDLADILLTKAGVAVMPGTGFGSPYHIRLSYAVSREEMENGIAAMESILGSK, encoded by the coding sequence TTGTTGAACCAACATGTTCAGTTGGCGGATTGGGTAGAGCGTGTTCAGCCTTCTCCGACTGCGTTGCTGGAGTCCACAGTGGCAAGGTACCAGCGGGAAGGCCGAACCGTGTACCGCTTGGGACTCGGGCAGCCGGATTTTCCAACGCCTGACCGGGCCAAGGCGTCCGCGATTCAGGCGATACAAGACAATTTCACAGGATATACCGACACGAGCGGCATCCTGCCTCTGCGCGAAGCGATCTGCCGGGCGCTTAAGCGGGATATGGGGCTTAGCTACGACCCCGGAGACATTGTAGTCACCGTCGGCGGCAAGCATGCCTTGTTCAATGCGATTTGCACGCTATGCCGGCCGGGAGACGAAGTAATGATTCCAATTCCGTATTGGGTGTCGTTCCCCGAGCAGGTGAAATTCGCTGGCGCGAAGCCGGTCTTCGTTCAGACCAGCGCTTCCTCCGGTTATAAAGTGACGCCGGAGACGCTTGCGCCTCTGGTGAACGACTCGACCCGTCTGCTGATTCTCAACCAGCCGAACAACCCTTCCGGCGCAGTTTACAGCGCGGAGGAGCTGTCCAGGCTGGCCGAGTTCTGCAGGCAGCGGGATCTTTGGGTCATCAGCGATGAGGTGTATTCGGCGTTTGTGTTCAAGCTGGAAGGATATACGAGCATCGCGTCGTTTCCCGGTATGCGGGAGCGGACCGTCGTGATCAACGCGGTGTCCAAGTCGTACGGGATGACCGGCTGGCGCATCGGTTACTCTGCCGCTCCGGCCGCGGTCACCGAGGCGATGCTTCGCCTGCAGTCCCATACGACAAGCAACCCGTCATCCATCGCCCAGCAGGCGGCGCTGGCTGCCATTGACGGCCCGCAGGAAGATCTTGCGGACATCCGCGAGGAATACGCGGCGCGCCGCGGCATTCTGGTCGAAGGGGTTCGCCGGATCAAAGGACTGGAGTGCAGCGTGCCGGACGGCGCCTTCTATGTATGGGTTGACGCCTCCGCCTGGCGCGGCCAGACCCTGGAGGGACGGACCATTTCCACCGCCGACGACCTGGCGGATATTCTGCTGACGAAGGCCGGGGTTGCCGTGATGCCGGGAACCGGGTTCGGCAGCCCGTATCATATCCGCCTGTCTTACGCCGTTTCCCGTGAGGAGATGGAGAACGGAATCGCGGCGATGGAATCGATTCTTGGGAGCAAATAA
- a CDS encoding M24 family metallopeptidase encodes MSATSLVFSRDEFDSRLQNVQRELELKGLSGMLIHTPENIFYLTGYQSPGYYMYQCLVVPAFGDPVLVLRRGELSNVQTYSWLPESQVRTYDDTNDPVALTADTVREIGIAPGAIGLETGSWFLPVRNYQKFEKMLGDFRLMDAQGTVEAFRVIKSPAEIAYIREACAVADSSMQAGLDAIRAGVNEDEAAAAMFSAMIRSGGEYLGMEPFISSGYRSGNMHAAWGHKVIGDGETLLLEVAGARNRYHGALMRAAYTGTPTDEIKRVTEVCIASLNAALEVIRPGVTAGEVDEACRGTIERAGLYEQFRKRTGYSIGVAFAPDWGEGHIMSLQRDDDRVLLPGMVFHIPPALRVPNRYGVGFSETILVTETGCEVLTKLPRELTIAKGGQA; translated from the coding sequence TTGAGCGCCACATCATTGGTATTTTCCAGGGATGAATTTGATTCCCGCCTGCAAAATGTACAACGCGAGCTTGAACTCAAGGGGCTCAGCGGCATGCTGATTCACACCCCTGAAAATATTTTTTATCTGACCGGCTATCAGAGCCCGGGCTATTATATGTACCAATGCCTGGTCGTGCCGGCTTTCGGCGATCCGGTGCTTGTGCTCCGGCGGGGCGAGCTGTCCAATGTTCAAACCTACAGTTGGCTGCCTGAAAGCCAGGTCAGAACCTATGACGACACGAATGACCCGGTTGCATTGACCGCGGATACAGTCAGAGAGATCGGCATCGCTCCCGGTGCGATTGGCCTGGAGACGGGCTCCTGGTTCCTGCCTGTCCGGAACTACCAGAAGTTTGAGAAAATGCTTGGCGATTTCCGGCTCATGGATGCCCAAGGGACGGTTGAAGCGTTCCGGGTCATCAAATCTCCGGCGGAAATTGCGTACATCCGCGAAGCCTGCGCCGTGGCCGACAGCTCGATGCAGGCAGGGCTTGACGCGATCCGGGCGGGAGTGAATGAAGACGAGGCTGCCGCGGCCATGTTCTCCGCCATGATTAGGTCTGGGGGCGAGTATTTGGGGATGGAGCCGTTTATTTCCTCCGGCTACCGTTCGGGCAACATGCATGCCGCATGGGGGCATAAGGTGATCGGCGACGGGGAGACGCTTCTGCTGGAAGTGGCAGGGGCCCGCAACCGGTACCACGGCGCGCTGATGCGGGCTGCCTATACCGGCACGCCAACCGATGAGATCAAGCGGGTGACCGAGGTGTGCATCGCTTCCTTGAACGCCGCGCTCGAAGTCATCCGTCCGGGCGTTACCGCCGGAGAGGTGGACGAAGCCTGCCGGGGAACGATCGAGCGTGCCGGACTGTATGAGCAGTTCCGCAAACGGACCGGCTACTCGATCGGCGTTGCTTTTGCACCGGACTGGGGAGAAGGCCATATTATGAGCCTTCAGCGGGACGATGACCGCGTGCTGCTGCCGGGCATGGTCTTCCACATTCCGCCGGCCCTTCGCGTTCCGAACCGCTACGGCGTCGGATTCAGCGAGACGATTCTGGTGACGGAGACCGGCTGCGAAGTGCTGACCAAGCTGCCCCGTGAGCTGACGATAGCGAAGGGGGGACAAGCATGA